Within the Pseudorasbora parva isolate DD20220531a chromosome 20, ASM2467924v1, whole genome shotgun sequence genome, the region TGTCCAACGCTTCTCAGATCATTTGTGGTGATTTGAGATATTGCCAATTCCAGCAGAAGATTGTTTAAGGTTTCATAGTAGTCTGAAAGTAAAACAGTCCCTTAATGTTTCAAGTTTGGGTTGCTGTGAACATCTTCGAGAGCAAAGCAACAGCAACCAACCACAGGATTTCccttataaaacaaaaaacggAGGCTAAAGAATGTCAATGAGCTGCTGTGATCCACACCATAGCTCATTCACAACTGACATGCGTCAAAAAACAAAACGCTAGACACAATAAGAAAAAGAACAATTAAAGACAATAATGAAATGTTAAATACAATATTTGCACTTAGTAGGTGGATCATTTTGTTGTGGTATTACTCAAGAGAAATCTGTCCCACCAGAGTGTGTGCAGCCAAATGCAAGTGACAGGAAATGAAAAATGTGATAGAATATTTAATTAGAAAAATTGtgcataaaaaaaactgttcttAATTCATTTTTGGTTACCATTTGCCATTTTTGAACCAGAATAATTAATCAACTTTCTGTCCGTCCTTGCGGATGACCAGACAAGGACAAGTGAAATATTTCAGACACACGTCtggcaaacaaacaaataatccAATTATTTTCCTCAAGATCTGAGGTTGAGTTCAAAACTGTGCATGAGTTTAAAGAAAAAGGATAACAAAACCttcaaaacatgcataaaattGAAATAAGTCAAAATTAGAAATATTCAGTGTTACTGTTAAAGTCAAAGCAGCAagattaattcagaacaaactGGAATATGATGTGAATGCTCTCACAGGATGTGTGTAAGCTGGCAGTTTGTCAGAATCTGATGTGAATGATGACAGAGGGCCGTCCTGTCTGAAAGTGTCTAGTGTGTTTGGTACCCTGACGCACCCTGATGACCTCATCTGAGGAGGAGAGACTGGGCGTCTTTGGGTGAATGTCAAGATATAAAGGCAACAACAAGGGCCTGTTTTTCAGTGCCCTTTACTCTTTCCCTCCATTGGTCTTCTTCCTTTAATCCTCTCCACGCTCTACTTCAGAATCTGTCGTAGTTTGTTCCTGCGAGGGATGAGGCTGCTGAACATTAACCGAGGGTCAAACCGAAACCTGGTGGGACAGTGACAGGCCAAATGTAAGTATGAAAAcaatttgaaatattttatttgacaaCTAATTCCAGTGAGTGCTTGATGTTAAATAGGTCAGGAAGCACAGACTGTGAGTCGTAGACGCCTGGCGTTCTGCAGGACTGTCCCGAGCAGGACTGCAGCATCATTAGACGGTGGTTCATCTTCTCCAGGACTTCCTGATCGATGCTCTTGGCGATGTTACTCAACTGAAAGGGGTCTGCTGTCAGGTTATAGACCTCCACAAACACCTGCAAGCAAAGATAGTgagctattattattatattgtatatgaaccaatcaagcataacattatgacaagtgaagtgaataacattaAACCTATCCGtctaatagatttttttttacctcattaTCATCAAATTCACAGTACTGTAAGTTGGCGGCCTGCGATACCGTGCGAACACAGGCGTATGTGTTGTTGTACGAGTCTTCACAAACACAGTCGGGGAAACACTCCTGCAGAGAAAACAGCTGTGTTGTAGCACTCAATTTTTACGTTTACTGTAATGACCGTTTATTTGTACCACGCAGACCCTCACCGAGACCCCGGGGCCCAGCAGAGGGCATGCTGGGTCTGAGATGCTGCTTCCTTCTCCCTCATATTCCACCAGGACATCAGATCTCCATGTGCTGCTGTTCCCTTGACCGGTCTGAAACAAatgcaaacatattttttttccaaaataacccaaaaaaaaaaaaaacaatatttaaatgcatttatttatttagtttaaacAGGATTTACCATGATTGGAAGAAATGACATCCCATCCATCTTAGTTTCATTGACGTTATATCCTGCTATGTCCAAAATTGTTGGACCCAAATCCACATTTGCTATGAGTAACTGTTAAAAACAGACAAATTATTACATTACACGCATtagatttcttttctttttttaaagcaaataaatataatttaatagcTTGTTTCTATTACCTGGCTTGTCTGGTTGGGTTTGATATTAGGCCCTCTCACCAGTAGAGGAACTCTGATATCAAATTCATAGAGCTGCCTCTTATCCATCGGAAGAGAGAACTGGCCTGAGAGGAAGAAACGGACacatgacaaaataaaagtacagTTAACCTTAAAATTTCTCAACTACTTAACTCATCGTGTACCTGTGTGGTAACCATTGTCGGAGGTGAAAATGATATAGGTGTTGCTAAGCTCGCCTCTGACCTCCAACTTTTTCACCACTTTCTCCACCAGGTCGTCTACTGATAGTAAAGTGCGCCACCTAGTGGAACAGATCAACAGTAGCGCATTACATCATAAGCAgaaaaagggttagttcacccaaaaatgaaaatttagaacaattcagacaaataaatgtatttatttgagttatattaaaaagtcctggctattccaagctttataatagcagtgattgttgctctgtttttgaagtccatctgtccatcatataactgctccaagcggttctggggggttaataaaggccttctgtaGTTTAAAATGCTTATGCTATGTCTGATGAGAGTCACTGTTGTGCAATGTCTTCAGTCGTAGcgcaagcattttgaactgcgagaggcgctACACTTTTCCctgtaagttgaatatggaaggcgatcggccggaagctagataatttactttataaagttttaaatatagatatttttcttacacaaattcatcgattcatttcagaaggcctttattaaccccccggagccgtgtggagcagttatgatagatgcacttttatggacttcaaaaacagagcaacaatcacTGCCATTGTTATTTTGGGTAAACTTActctttaaaatgatttaagtgtattaaaacaaaaactaagTTCTGAATACCGTTTTCTGTAGGCATTATCCAAGAACTCCACTGAAGAGTTTGTCATGGGTGTCTTTGCTTGCCTGATGAGCCAGTGTTTGTCCTAAAAATCAGTTTCAATGCGGTCAGATATTGACAAAATCATCCAATCAGAACATCTAAAAAGGCTTTTGCACCAGAGGAACATTCCTATAATTTTAGTTATAGTAACGCCTTTTGTGGGACTAAATTAGCATCTACTTCAGAGTAGGCTCTTTCCCAGGACAACAGGAATTACCAGCAACGTACATGTACATTGATTGACTGAACACATGCCATACGTTACTGAGTTCCTATAACTTCCTGGTGTGAAAGCCCTTTAAGACAAAGGCCCATACCTTCCCATGTATGTTAAAGTTAGGGTCTCTTGGTGCTTTGAGGTCGGGAAAACTGCTCTCGTACTGAGGAGCGGGCGTCCAGGGTGAGTGCGGGGCCGGAGTGGACACCATCATGAAGAAAGGCCTGCGGTTAGACTTGTTTTCCAGGAAGTCAATGGAAATATTTGCCTGGATGGAATCAGACATGTACAAGCCACTTAACTTCTGCTGCATAAGGTTTTTGTGTAATCTGGTGAATGCAGGTGAGATGGCTGCTCTTACCAGAACATCCGTAAGGTAATCCTCACTGTAGTTCTGCCCATGCCGCTGCGCCCTGCCGTTCACAGACAGCGTGTAGTTGTAGTATTTGGAGTTTCTCTCCTGTAAGAAAGCATTAAaatcatcacaatgatttcacTTCAAATAAACTCTGGTCTcaggataaataaataaataaataaaatgttttaaagtagtggttccgtttttttttctaggcttggttgtgtttatgtggctcagtataacatgtcttaatactttttttttttttttacgctgtatttttattttattttacctttatttcaAGGTAGgtttgtttgcttcctgcttctatgaagtcCATctctccgaaaaacgcaatggtcttagattggttagatgggcAAATGTcatttcctgtatttttattggctgagcacaggttgtccgaaaacgccacgccccttaccattacgggcagaagtcacatctgcggagactagcaagggtttatgatgtcaccaacccgggaagaagctcgttgtagtccaaaccggccatttttgtaggcaataaactgccataactttacaAGACAAtttctccgtttgcattgaactttcagcgctgtaactttgcagatactgtttatgcagcgacattacacactaactaaagttaaaaaagtgaaatcgcatgatacaaccacccctttaataaataaattaaagtgataaaaaaggtaattttacacacacacacacacacacatatatatatatatatatatatatatatatatatatatatatatatatatatatatatatatatatatatatatatatatatatatatatatatatatataactaaaagaaaaaaatattttaaaaacccatcaaatttagaaataaatattaaaaaatatataatattttaaaatgtaaaatattatggAAACAGTACAACAGGATTTCATTAATTAACTTAACGAATGACTTAAACGAATGAAGAATGACTTAAgaatgaacaatacttctacagaatttatttatctaaatattaactaatgaaacattatagtgtgtgtatgttttatatatatatatattattattataactaattaaattaaaaatcaaGTGAAGCATTAGTTCTGACAGCTCCTCCTGTCAttcagtcaggatttggccttCTGATATTCCTCTTCAAATCAGACTTGTTTCGTGAATTATGTTGTTACATTAAGATTGGCATCGCAATATCTTATATTGGTTCTGTtctccctgctcttatccatgctatgtcttttattcatttttttatgtttggcTTTTATATTCAATGCAGTTTGACACAGAGACCTACAATCTGCTCTCAAAGACACTGTGAGCTTTGAATAATGGGAGCTGCTATTAAAAGAATAATCAGCATGGCTCCAGAGAACACGCCATTTCTCTTCTGGATTAATTTCTGTGGCTACATTTGCTTGTATTCTTGTACGAGCTTCACAAACATGCGTCATTTTAGGCTACTAACTGTATCCGTCTAGCTAAAATTAGACTTTTGCAGAGCTCATGGGAAAGGTTGACGGGCTTGTCATCTCTACTAAATCATTAACGTCTCGTGACCCTCAAGGCTCTCTGTGTGCAGGACAAACCTGAAGCTCTGGTAAAAA harbors:
- the gnsa gene encoding N-acetylglucosamine-6-sulfatase encodes the protein MALFVFNSASTMVSAPLVMLNCILICVTLQCNNLAAAKMNPRPNIVLILTDDLDVSIGGMIPLVKTKKLIGDAGITFTNTFVASPLCCPSRASILTGKYPHNHHVVNNTLEGNCSSTAWQKTQEPDSFPAFLQKHGTYQTFFAGKYLNEYGNKQAGGVEHVPPGWDHWFALERNSKYYNYTLSVNGRAQRHGQNYSEDYLTDVLANISIDFLENKSNRRPFFMMVSTPAPHSPWTPAPQYESSFPDLKAPRDPNFNIHGKDKHWLIRQAKTPMTNSSVEFLDNAYRKRWRTLLSVDDLVEKVVKKLEVRGELSNTYIIFTSDNGYHTGQFSLPMDKRQLYEFDIRVPLLVRGPNIKPNQTSQLLIANVDLGPTILDIAGYNVNETKMDGMSFLPIMTGQGNSSTWRSDVLVEYEGEGSSISDPACPLLGPGVSECFPDCVCEDSYNNTYACVRTVSQAANLQYCEFDDNEVFVEVYNLTADPFQLSNIAKSIDQEVLEKMNHRLMMLQSCSGQSCRTPGVYDSQFRFDPRLMFSSLIPRRNKLRQILK